A single window of Loxodonta africana isolate mLoxAfr1 chromosome 10, mLoxAfr1.hap2, whole genome shotgun sequence DNA harbors:
- the LOC100654573 gene encoding olfactory receptor 4K3-like has protein sequence MAWSNQSVVTEFILQGLSSSWELQIFYFLFFSTVYVATVLGNLLIVFTIVSEPHLHSPMYFLLGNLSFIDMSLASFATPKMIADFLSEYKAISFEGCITQIFFLHLLGGVEIVLLISMSFDRYVAISKPLRYLTIMSQRICVGLVALSWIVGIFHAMSQLAFTVNLPFCGPNVVDSFFCDLPLVIKLACVDTYILGVFMISTSGMFALVCFILLVISYTIILVTVRQRSSGGSSKALSTCSAHFTVVTLFFGPCIFIYVWPFTNFPIDKVLSVFYTVFTPLLNPVIYTLRNKDVKDSMRKLSSRIFKSSKTDHTP, from the coding sequence ATGGCTTGGAGCAATCAGTCAGTCGTGACTGAATTCATACTACAGGGTCTGTCCAGCTCTTGGGAACTCCAGATCTtctatttcctgtttttctccaCGGTCTATGTAGCCACTGTGCTGGGGAACCTCCTTATTGTGTTCACTATAGTGTCAGAGCCACACCTGCACTCCCCCATGTACTTTCTGCTGGGCAATCTGTCCTTCATTGACATGTCTCTGGCCTCCTTTGCCACCCCCAAAATGATTGCAGATTTCCTCAGTGAGTACAAAGCCATTTCTTTTGAAGGCTGCATCACTCAGATATTCTTCCTGCATCTCTTAGGGGGTGTTGAGATCGTCTTGCTGATCTCCATGTCCTTTGATAGGTATGTTGCTATAAGTAAGCCTCTGCGTTACTTAACCATCATGAGTCAGAGAATATGTGTTGGCCTCGTGGCACTCTCCTGGATTGTTGGCATCTTCCATGCCATGAGTCAGTTAGCATTTACTGTGAATCTACCCTTCTGTGGACCCAACGTAGTGGACAGCTTCTTTTGTGACCTCCCCTTGGTGATTAAACTTGCCTGTGTTGACACCTACATTCTGGGGGTCTTCATGATCTCCACCAGTGGCATGTTTGCCCTGGTGTGCTTCATCCTTTTGGTGATCTCCTACACTATCATCCTGGTCACTGTGAGACAGCGCTCCTCTGGAGGGTCTTCCAAAGCCCTCTCCACTTGCAGTGCACACTTCACCGTTGTGACCCTTTTCTTTGGTCCATGCATTTTCATCTATGTGTGGCCTTTCACAAATTTCCCAATAGACAAAGTGCTCTCAGTATTTTATACCGTTTTCACTCCCCTCTTGAATCCAGTGATCTATACCCTTAGAAATAAAGATGTCAAGGATTCCATGAGGAAGCTGAGTAGTCGTATCTTTAAGTCAAGTAAGACTGATCATACCCCTTGA